In one Nicotiana sylvestris chromosome 8, ASM39365v2, whole genome shotgun sequence genomic region, the following are encoded:
- the LOC138875889 gene encoding uncharacterized protein, translated as MKSLSINVPLVEALDKMPRYTKFMRDVVTKKRSMNFETIEVIHQVSAIVHSMAPKLEDIGAFTILCTIGSAEFAKALYDIGASINLMLYLVFKTLGIGQPRPTSMRLQTTNCTMKRLLGAIEDVLVRVDKFILPTVFVILDCEVDYEVLIILGRPFLSKGKALCDVETGELTFCVSDKKAVFHEDSSYNSIEEPPTLELKQLPPHIRYEFLGLCSTLLVILSSCLTNVHVDSTLAVLQKRKKAIGWTMAHIWEDAIWFVQCTDDFSTVYNGYFTDMVEDYLEVFMDDLSMVEDSFDDYILIRTKCWLDVKRSTWYSIGRNVISWLRKDIYVRKQAGFLSIRTDFTLYA; from the exons ATGAAGAGTCTTTCAATCAATGTGCCATTAGTGGAAGCTTTGGACAAAATGCCTCGTTATACAAAGTTTATGAGAGATGTTGTGACAAAGAAGCGGTCGATGAATTTTGAAACTATCGAAGTCATTCATCAAGTGAGTGCGATTGTTCATTCAATGGCTCCTAAGTTGGAGGATATCGGTGCTTTCACGATTCTTTGTACAATTGGTAGTGCCGAGTTTGCTAAAGCTCTTTATGATATTGGggcaagtataaatttgatgctCTATttggttttcaagactttggggattgggcaaccaagacccactTCTATGAGATTGCAAACGACCAATTGTACCATGAAGAGGCTGTTGGGTGCGATTGAAGATGTTTTGGTCCgggttgataaattcattcttccaacGGTCTTTGTCATTCTAGATTGTGAAGTTGATTATGAGGTGTTGATCattcttgggagacctttcctttCTAAGGGTAAGGCTCTTTGTGATGTAGAAACCGGAGAGCTCACTTTCTGCGTTAGTGATAAAAAAGCAGTATTCCAT GAAGACTCCTCCTATAATTCTATTGAAGAGCCACCTACTTTGGAGTTGAAGCAATTGCCACCACACattcggtatgaatttcttggccttTGTTCTACTTTActggttattctttcctcttgtttgactaatgTGCATGTTGATTCCACATTGGCGGtgttacaaaagaggaagaaggctattgggtggaccatggcacaTATTTGGG aggatgccatttggtttgtgcaatgcaccGACGACTTTTCAACGGTGTATAATGGCTATTTcacggacatggtggaggactaccttgaagttttcatggatgacttatCAATGGTTGAGGACTCTTTTGATGATTATATCTTGATTCGGACAAAGTGTTGGCTAGATGTGAAGAGATCAACTTGGTACTCAATTGGGAGAAAcgtcatttcatggttgaggaag